The genomic region CGAAAAATTAGTAGATGTCGGCTCGGGTTCAGTTGGGTAGCTTACGACACCGTAATTGTAGGTTTCAGTCTCGGAAACCTTTTTGTAGTCTCCCTCAAGTGCCTTGATGTCGAATCCCATGAGGAGGTGAAAAGCCAAGACAAAGTTGTCCGATAGGGGAGCCATACCCCAACCGAATTTCAGGTTGAAGTCTAAACCGTCTAAGTCGGGTCCCCTTTTCCCTTTTTCTCCTTTTGTATCTCCGGCAACGTAGCCAATGGAGAGTCCGAATACAGAAGTGAGCTTGTTTTCGCTAATCTTGTAACGGCTCCAGTTGAATTCGTAGCCGATAGAACTCCAATCAATATCGGAATCGTCGACTTCCCATGTCTCGTTTTCAATTGGAAGTGCAAAATTGAGGGTTTGCAATGAGCGCCCACTCTTTTTCGGCTCTTCGGGTTGAGGGGGTGGGTATGGTTGATTGTAATTTGCTTGGTTGTAGTTCTGCTGTGGGGCGACATAGCCCTGGTTGTAGTTCTGCTGGGGGACTACGTAGCCTTGGTTGTAGTTTTGCTGGGGCACAACGTAGCCTTGGTTGTAGTTCTGCTGCGGGACAACGTAACCCTGGTTGTAGTTCTGCTGCGGGACAACGTAACCCTGATTGTAGTTCTGCTGCGGGACGACATAGCCCTGGTTGTAGTTCTGCTGCGGGACAACATAGCCTTGGTTGTAAGGTTGTGCTGGATAGGGCTGCTGATTATTGACGGGGACTACATAAGCATTGGCTTGTTGAGCGAACGATGATGCCGTAAAAAACAAAGCTGAAATAAGTATGAAATTTGAACATTTGTACAGCATTTTCTCTCCTAAGTGTGACTTTTTATACGGTCTTTTGTAGATAATATAAACCTTATTTTGTAATTAAGAAACTTTATTGGTAAAAAAAAGAGGATGAAAGTCTTTTTTTCAAAAAATGTGTGATATGGACGACCGAAAAAACTCATTTTCTTTGCAAAAACGCTTTTTTTGAGAACGCCAATAGTGCACTAAATAGTAGATATACTCGCCTTTTTTGCGTTTTTTTCTATATTTGTCGCCCAATATGGTCGATTCTTTGTTGAATATCTTTTATCGCCCTAAAAAATTCAAAAAGAATGGGGATGTGAAGGATGTGCTTGTTGTGGCGCTTCCGATGCTCCTGTCGATGTCTTTCGACACCATCATGACCTTTATCGACCGCCTGTTCCTCTCGAAGCTCGGGCCCGCCGAGATGAATGCGGCGCTTGGCGCGGGGGCGGTGCAGCTTGCGCTCACGATGTTCTTTACTGGTGCCATCAGCTATACGACTGCAATGGTTGCGCAGCGCCTCGGTGCTAAAAAGAAGGCCGACTGTGCCCGTGTCTTTATGCAGTCGGTTTACCTCTCCCTGATTTCCGTACCGTTACTTTACCTCACGATTCCGCTGGGGCATATCGCCTTCGGCATGGAACACTTGCCCGCCGACCAGCTGGAATACCAGAAGACGTATTTCAATATTTTGATGTTCGGAGGCATCATCAACTTGGTGCGCAATGCGGCTCCGTGCTTTTTCAGCGGTATCGGCGAAACCAAAATCGTGATGAAGGCGGCTTTTGTGGGCATGATTGTGAACGTGGCCTGCAACTTTGTGCTGATTTACGGTCTGGGCCCGATACCCGCGCTAGGCGTGGCCGGGGCTGCCTACGGGACGCTCATCGGGAACCTCGTCTCGACCGTCATCTTGTTCGCCAAGTTCTTCGCGAAGTCTTGCAATAGTCGCTTTAACACACGTTCCTCTTTTGCCTTCAGCTGGCCCCTGACCCGTGAACTCCTGCAGAAGGGGGTTCCTTCCGGTGTCGAGATGTTTTTGAACATGTCGGCGTTCCAGCTTATGATCCTGATGTTCCATGCGCTCGGCCCCGATGCTGCTACGGCTTCGTCGGTGATGTTCAATTGGGACATGGTAGCGTACGTGCCGTTGATGGGGCTGGAAGTCGCCTCCACGAGCCTTGTGGGGCGTTACGTGGGCGCACGCGATGCCGCTGCGGCAACCCGCTCGACTTATTCTGGCCTCAAACTCGGATGGGGCTATTCCCTAATTATGGGGGTTTTCTTCGTGTTCTTGCCTGGCGTGTTGACAGATATTTTCAGGCCCGATGTGGCAGAGGCTTCGGCAGAGGCGATTGCGATTTTCGATGCTGCTCGCCCCATGAGCATCTTTATGCTGCGGATAGCGACCTTCTACATCTTTGTCGAGGTGTTGCTTGTGGTGTATGCGGGTGCGCTTCGCGGTGCGGGTGATACTGTGTGGGTCATGTTCACCTGTGCCATCATGAACTGGTGCGTTTCGGGTGCGTTGTATGTGGCAGCCTACATTTTCCATTTGCCTGCTCATTACGCATGGATTGCGGTCGTGGCTGTTTACAGTACGGCGCCGGTCATTTTCTGGTGGCGATGGAAGAGCGGTAAGTGGCGCCGCCACGTGATGGACAAAGAACGTCTTGCTGCTTGATTATTCGTCCAGGGAACTCTCGACGAACTCCATAATTTCTTCGGCGTATTCCAGCTGTTTCGAAAGCATCTTCACAGCGTTTATCTTGATGGCTTGGGCGTCGGCGGCCGTACTGCCGGCGAGTTCGCATGTAAAGAACCTCGCCAAGTTCCAAAAGAACAGAGCGAACATGAGCTTGCCCTGCTCACGCCCTTCCATGAGGCACTTGGCGTAATGGCGATAGATGAGGTAGGCGAGGAGTCTCTCGCTTTCGGTTTCCGAGAAGAATCCCTGGTCTTCGAGAGCCGTAACGTCTTGTACTGTATCGACCTTCGCCTTGATGCGCGCAAGCGCCTCGTCCCATGCGGGGCCGTAGCTTTCCAGTTTCGCGAGGAGTTCCAAGTAGGCTTCTGCATTCTCTAGTGGTGCAAATGGATTTTCGTTGGAGTACCCGAAAATGTTGTGTAGCTTTTCTTGGAAGGTCAGGGTTTTGTCGGCGAGTGTTGCAAAAATCTGTTCGCGGGCGTACAGCACCTCATCGCGGATTTCGCGGTCGTCATCGTCTAGCTCGTCTTCGGGTTCGTTGCATTCTTCTGTTGTGAAGGTGAGCGACCCGTTGCCTGTAAGCAAAAGCCTTGCCGCTTCTTCGCAGCAGAGCCCGAGCCCACGCTCCATGATGTCTCCATAGACTTCCACAAATCGCGGGTGTTCACGGCAAATATCGCAGAGGGCGCCTTCGCCGAGGTGCGCGTAAATTTCGCAGAGATTCTCCTTGTCCAAAAACGGGCAGCGGTCATGGGGCAACAGCTTGAAATGTCCATTTTCGATGTTGGCGCGCAACTTGTCGCCAAAAGCGCCTGTCACCTTGCGGTATGCCTTTTGCGAATTTTCATCGACATCGATTTCCCAACCCACGCAGCATGTGTCGCTGCACCGTGAGGCGATGCACTTGAAATTATCGTAAAAATCGGGCTTGCGGAGAATCATGCAATGTGCCTAGATGAGTTCGATATCTACGAGGAACCTGTAGAAACAAAACACCGAAACGCCGAGAATGAAGGTGAGAACGATGACGAATTGCACCGGATGCTCTTGGAAACTGTAATCGGCCTTGCCGTACGAAAAACTCCCGCGAACGATTGCACTCACGAAAAGGGAAATGAAAAGGATGCCAAGGAGTAGGGACATGTTTTAATCTCTATAGTTGCAGTTATGTGCTTTGCTCGTTGTGGTGGTTATTCTAGAGTTAGCGACTTGTCGTAAATGGAGTCGACTTCTTCGGGGGTCATTCCGCCGGGGACGAGGTCTAGCTTGGAGCGGTTCACCTTCATGGCGGCGGCGAACTGGTCGCGCATTTTGCGAGAAACCTTGCATTTGCCGATGAGTTTGTCGAGCATTTCGGAGAAATCGGCGGTGCTTTTGAGGCCCAACAGTGTCAAGATGCGCTTGACATCTTCGGGAACCTTCTTCTCGCACACATCTACGTAGCCGGCGAGGAAGTAGCCAACGGCGGGGCCGTGCGGCGTGCCTTGATTGAGCGTGAGGTCGTAACTCATGCCGTGCGGTACGGTGGTGCTCGTGTGTGCGATGGACATGCCCGCGATAGTCGAGGTGAGCATGAGTTTTTCGTACAGGCTTTCGTCAATGGGGGCATCGGAAAGGAGGGCGTCCTTCAATTCTCCCCAGAGCTTGAGCCCGTATTCCGGGCACATACGGTTGAACGCGTTGGAATAGATGTTCAAGATGCTTTCGACCATGTGGGAGAGCGCATCGACCGCGGTGTTGATGATTAGTGTTTTCTTTGCCGAGGCGAGGTACTTCCCGTCGACAAGCGCAAGTGCCGGGAAAATGCGGTGCGGAATGCTCTTCTTCAGGTGAATCTTGTGGTTCGTGATGATGGCGACTGGGGTTGCCTCGGAACCTGTTCCGCAAGTGGTCGGTACGGCAACGACAGGTACGTGGTTGAGCGGCTTTTCTGGTGCCTTGTGCAAGTTGTCTGCGTGTACATTCGGGTTCGCAAGGAGCAATGCGGCTGCTTTTGCCGCGTCGATGGCGGAACCGCCCCCGATGCCGATGATGTAATCGGCGCCGAATTCGCGTGCCTGCTGTGCGGCGTTCCCCACGGTGTCGGTGGACGGATTTTCTTCGACCTGGTCAAAAACTTGGTACGGAACGTGGCCTGCATCCAGAACGGCGGTGACATCGTTCAAGGAACCGTTCTTCTTGGCAGAAGTTCTGCCCGTCATAATGAACGCGCGTTTTCCAATCGCAAGCAGATTTTGCGCGTGGTTCTTCACGCAGTCTTTTTCAACGTAGATATCCGTAGGTACGTAGAAACGCATAGAAAGATCTCAAGCAACTATTCTTCATCAGGATCGAAATGATTCTCGAAACTTTTGAACAGCGGACCCCAATAATAAGCGTAAACATCATCAACCTTCACATAGGTTGCTTCGTTTTCATTATTCCATGCCTTGTACTTGGTCACTTTTATGGTGCATGTTTTTTCATCGCCCTTTACATCAATGTAGTAGCGGTGTGTTATTTGGCCCACGCCTCCGCTATAGGTGGCCATATTTCCTGTGCGGACTCCTGTATATGTGGCATAAACTAGCGCATTATGACGTTCTGTCACGATTCGCCCGTTTTCTGCATCTTCTTTTGTCAGTGCCACCTTTTTTTCGGCAAAAGCTCCTTTTACCGCATTGAAACAAGTCTCAACGGGTTGGTTATAGCTCTTGGTAAGGTATTGGTCATAGAGGTTGGGGTCATCTAATTGCATGGTTTTTGCACATCCGGTGAGAAGTGCGAATACAACCGTCAAAACGGGAAAAATTTTTTTCATAGAGCCTACCTCTTTATGTTTGTGTATTACTACAAAGTAATATAAGTAAATCCCCGCTGAAACGGAGACTGTTATTTAAAGCAAAATCAAAAAAATGCTCTCAGGATGACTTTGTTGGCGAATTTGGGCTTTTATGAAGAAAATGTAAAAGAGGCCTTTATGTTTTTCATTTGGTGTAAAGCGTTTTCGTGAGCGGTTTCTAGAAGATTTTTGTCCGATGGAGTGGGCATAAATCGTTTTTATATTTCGTCTTGTAAACCCCAATATGAAGTTCGGCTTCAGGAGGCTTGAGATGATTTGTTTGAACGACTATCTGTTCTCTGGAAATACGGTGCTGAAGATTCTGCACCAATACTCGAACGACCTCAGGAACAGCGCGAAAGGAACGCGCAACAGCATTGACCTCGCGCACTCGAACTTTCTGATACAGATTATCGAATTGCTCGAACACAACGACTTCTTGACCTCGCAGTCCCAACGGATAAAAGAATTCTATAAATTCATGACGAAGGAATATCCCTTCCTTGCCTTCACGTTCAAGGGACGCATCAAGTCGTTGATCCGTGCCGAAGAAAAGTTCAACGGGTATATCCTTGAATTTATCTACAACTACTACAAGAAGAATGGAACGTTCCCGTCCGAAGCCGAAATCAAGAGCAAACTGAATTTCCGCGACCTGATTGCCTACCGCATCGTCATCTCGATGCCGGTTTGCCATATCAGAAAAGGCGAAGACCGCAGCGAAGTCGAACGAAAATATCTCTACGAAATCGCCAACGCCTTGCCCGAATTCCTCGAAGAGCGGGGCTTCACGGCAGAAGTTTCCAAACACTTGAGTGACAGCGGACATTCCGACCTGCTCAAGGATGCTGTCAGGCCGTATTACCATGACTCGGTGGCGACGCCCAGGAGCTCGGGCTACCAGTCGTTACATATAACATTTTATGATAATCTTGCGCGCTGCTACACGGAAGTCCAGTTGCGTACAAAGGACATGGACGACTTTGCCGAAATCGGCGAAGCGAACCACTTTGGCTACGAAAAGTCGCAAGAAGAACGTCGCTCCAAGCACGACCAGATTCCGAGTGGCGAGTGCGTCTACTTTGACGAGGCTTACGAACGCCTAGTGAAATTGCAAGAGCTTGAACTCGCGAAAATCGACGTGAACATGTTCAAGGCCATCAACAATCACCTTATCAACGATGGCTGCGGGCTGTTCAGAGGCCGGCAAATCTTGCCGTTCGAACACCTGTCACGGTTCCAGAATGATTTGATTGATTAGGATTTTCCGATAGGCTCAATTTCCATTTAGAGCCTGCTCCGAGCTCTGTAAACACAACCAAAATATATACCGTCATCATCAATAGAATCCTTTATGGAAATCATTTTTTGATTAACCAGGTCATACTCCATCGTTCGTTCAACTTGCCAAACATTTGACGTCAGTTCTGTCATCATTTTTTTGGGGGGAGAAAATGGAACAAGTTTTAAAACAAATAAACGTAATGTATCGCATGTCACGCTATCTGTAGACACACATCGCCAGTCACCACCGATTCTTCCAAGCCGATAATGGACAGAATCACCCTCGTCCCTTTTAAACATATCCGCATACTTGTGGACTTCTTCCTCCTGCATATAATCAGGATAACAAAGGCCGTTGACTAACTTCTTATTGATGCGAATGGTTCCAGGGGGGTCTTCCAGATAAGTGTGGCTTGAAGAAGTCGTCTTATTATAAGGGGCGGTATGACAACTACACAAAAGCAAGGCGGTGCAAAAAAGCAAAATTCTCATAAATAGAGTGCCCTATCGAACAGATCAATCGATCCCATAAACACACCCTCCTTGATATTATAACAACCAGCGCCTCCATTGCGAAGGTCCTTCGTCCAATCATGCCAAACAACGAATCCATCCAAAACAGAATGTTTAGCGTATTCAAAATCAACATAAACAAAGTTTAATGGATCCGTTTCCTTTTTTTCTTTTTTCGAATTCCATTCTTCGATACAATGTGGCGATTCACTAATACGGGACACATAATGAACATAAGAAGTGTCCTTCGTATTACAAAAAACAGAGTCGTCGCAAACGTTCTTTCTGCCCGATGCTTCCGCAATTTTCCGAACAACACTTGAATCCAGTCGACAAGGATATGCAAAAGGGAAATCCTCACTGCACATTCCACTCGTATAGGTAATCCGTTCACCCGTAAAACAAGCACAAAGCATAAAACAAATGCTTGCAGTCAGAATAATTTTAATATTTAACATCAATCCATTTCCTACAGTTAGACATTTGTTTTTCTTGGGCTCATAAAGCATACATATAAGATAATATAATTACGGATACTTCGCGCCGGGAATGTTCCAACCCACTTTTAAGGATTAAAACGCACTTTTTTCAATGGAATTTGGTATTTGGTCAAGGGAAATTGCTTTCGAGCGTCATTAGGAGCGAATCGACGCGGTGCGTCATCTGCTGTGCTCCAACTGGGCAAAGGTGTTGTTGATCTTCGGCCATACTATTCGAATAATCATGATTGCCCATCTTGTTTTCGTCCATCACAATAAAATGTGGATACTTTTCATGCATTCCGGACAAGACCTTCGTCAAAGAATCGCCCACACTCCGGCGGGCCCCATAACAGGCAAAGAGACCTGTTTTCTTATAATTCGGACTCATGGGGAAAATAATTCCGATGACATATATATTCCGTTTACCCGCCGTTTCAACGAGGTCGACAAGAGTATCCATCGCCATTTCAATACTTTCCGAAGTAAGCAAAGTCGAATCATAGTTACAGATATTGGTTCCCCATCCTTTGCAAGCTCCTACCGACCAATAACCCATGTTTTCCCTCAAGGCCTCCCCATTTTGGTCGCTATACCCATCTTCGGTCAGTTCAGCGAGTTCTTCTGGCATTCCTGCCGCCCAATATTCATGATTTTTGTCATAGACATAACCCAGAAACTTCTTGTAGTCCGAATAAAAGAAATTATGGTCCGATTGCGGCTCCCAGCGCCACAAATCGTAATCTAGCGACAAAATAATATAGCGCAAATTCTTGACATGCGGATAAACATAATGGTCGAGGTAGAATTTGGACTCATAAATACCGCTTGGCGTCCGCGCCAAATTCAGGACAAAGAACTTTTCACTAAACTGCTTAGGAACTATGCCATCTAGAGGCCGAGAAGACCCAAGCACAACGACATTCGCCTGGTCATGGTAATTCCACAGAAGTTCCATATTGTTTCGCATCAGGCCGTTTCCTGCAGTCCAATAACTGGAGTTCAGGTACATTCCTGCGCTATCTGGATCAAGAATTAACGGAACGGCAACCGACGATGAAGTCGTAATGCTTATACTCGAAGAAGAACTCTTTGGTGTTTCGCTCGAAGAGCTGTTTTCACTTGACGATGACGCTTCCGACGAAATACTAGCCGGTCCACTCGAAGAACTTTCTTCACTAGATGACGAAGTTTCTGACGAATTTCCGGTCAATTTACTTGAAGAACTTTCTTCGCTAGAAGAAAACTTTTCGGCAATTGCACTAGATGAAGACGATTCAACAGATTTAGAAGAAGAACTTTCTTGCGTCACCTTTTTCTTCGACTTCACCCATATGCAAGGGTGCCAAAGTTCTGAACCTTCTACAAGTTCCATAATTTTATCAGATTCAACATTCACTAGGGCTATTTTCTGGTGAGCGCCGTTGACATTGGAAAGCGTTGCAACCACCAAATTTTTATCGGAGACCCATTCCGTGTGATCAAACGAATAGCCTTTCGGCGATTTTATAGATTGTACCAATTCTCCGGTACTGTCTGCAATAAGCAACATTTCATGTACGGAATATTTCTTACCCACAAATGTTGCACCAGTATTTCCTGCAAAGTCAAGGAACAGTGTTCTATTACTGCCATCCATTGAAAGCGATACATTGCAGGCCTGTTCTCCATTATACCATAACTCATTATTTTGTGATTTGTTCGTGAACCGTGTTGCGCGCAGCAAAGACGACCCTGTCACCGCAAATCCTCTTCCAAAAGAAATCCCTCCATGAAAGCTCCCCTTGAGCAGTTTCTTCGGCGTTCCAAATTTTCCATTATTAAATGGAACATACCACGTACTATATTTTTCCCAATTCGATTCGGACTTGTTTATTCCCGGATTTGTAACAAATACAATCACAGTATCGCCGTTATCCAAGACTCGCCAACGCGGGATTGCAGCCCCTTCTACATTCAACTTGACAAGTCCCGAGCCGGACTCGTTCAATTCTCGAACATACACCGACGACTCGCCTGCGACACCTTCAAGCCCCGTACAGAATGCAACATATTTGCCGTCAGGAGAAATATCGGGATGGTACGAATCGATATCGTCCCGTATTTCAACAACGGTATTAGCCGCATTCGAATAATTGATGTAGGCGAGATTGCCTGTTTCGTCATTTCGGAAAACGAGCTTAGCCTGATACGTTCCAAACAAGCTGCGAACATTTTCCGCCAAGATTAACGGAGTAATGACCGAAGTCACCGCACCGCTTGAAGGATTGAACCAAATTGCATTTTCAATCTTTCCCAAAACTAGACGAAAGCCTACATATTCCGCCTTTGAAAGGGGCGTTACTGTATAAAAATCTCCACGAGCATAAAGCGGGACATTTTTCTCTACAAACGAACTTCCCTTGAGAATTTTCTCGTTCATTCCGTTGGCACCCGCCGCTCCAACGAAGTTTTCAATAGTTGTATCGGCAAAAAGGCCCTTCCAATCATTCACCCATTCCTTGATGCTTCTGTTGATATCGTCAGAACGGGTATTGGCGACAAACATCCATTCGGCTTCGGTTGGCAAGCGGAAACCCAAAACATCATAATTTGTCTTAAATCCGACAAGATTTTCGCACGACTTGTCTTCGGCAAATTGTGCTCTGCTATAAGTATAGACCGTATCCATTTTATGTTTTTTGCTCAAAGCATTCGCATATAGGACCGCATCATAAAACGTTATATTTGCTTGCGGATAATCAGAAGAATCCTTCTTGAAGGAACGATTCATCAATTTTCCAAATTCGCCTTGCGTCACCTCGTGGACCCCGACGTAGAAATTATAGTCGAAAACAACCTTCATGGCCGGTTGTTCATCGATTTTCGCCGTTTTCGATGCCGTTCCGAGAACAGTCGTCTTTCCTTTTGAGCGAATATAAATAAAGCCTTCGTATTCCTTCTCCGTCAACACAGAATCGGTGTCAAGAGAATCGATGCCAAGTGAATCAATGTTAAGTGAATCGATGCCAGTGGAATCCACAGCCGTTGAATCGTCTGGAGCATTTTCTTCTGGGATGATGTCTTCTTCAGAAGAACTATCGTCGTCTCCACACGCCGAAAACGATACCAGCAAAAGAGCTAATATCATTTCCAAGAATAAGGCCGAAAACAACTTCAAGAAAGACATCCTATACAGTACCCTTAAGTTTTACCTCTGCTCATAATGAACACCTATAAGATAATAAATTACGGATACTTTGCGCCGGGAATGTCCTTGAGAATTTCTTTCCAGAAATTGCGGAATTCTTTGTCGGTGACGGTGCCACCTGCGCTGAGTAGGCGGTAATGTTCACCCTGCCAGTGGTATTCGACGGGTGCGGCGCCAAAGCCGTTGCGCTGGTAAAAGTCGCGGCGGCGGTTCCGGCGCTCAAGTTCCTCGGCGTCTTTGGAATCTTCTTCGACTTCGATATCGACGACGATGCGAGAGTCTGGATGTTTTTCGCGGATGGCCTGCAAAATTTGCGAACCGTACCCACGGCAGCGCAATTCAGGTACAACCGCAAAATAGACGATGTTCGTGATGTCGCCATGTGAGATGGAATTTGAAAACCCGCAGAACTTAGGGGCGGCGCCGTTCTCGCCATCTTCCTTTTCGAAAAACGCCCAGAATTCCCGTTTGATTTTGTTGTCGAGCAATTGCTTCATCGGAATCCGCTCGTTTGCCGGGAACGCCGATTCATACAATGCCTTGACCTGCGGCAACCACGGAGATTCCTTTGTGACATCGAAAAACTGGAGCATGGAATTAATCGTTGCGACAGCCTTTTGTAGGGTCGATTTTTGAATCTTCTATAAGATTGTTAATCTTTTTTGCTAAACGCTGTGCATTGGGATGAAAGCCGTCAAGGTCTGGAAGGTATAATTTCACCATTTTGGCGTTTTTATTGTCGGCAAGTTCAATAGTTACTGACGGATGAATGCACACATCAGCAGACTGGCTGTATTCAACCTCTGGCTTGTAATAGATGATTTCATCAATAATATCCTGAACCAAATTTAGCGGTAAGTCATTGCGATAACATGAATCCGTTTTTGATTTACCATTACCAATATAATTATGTTCTATTGTCTTTAGAACAACAGAATCTCTATATACGGACATATTCGCCGTCAGCCATTCACCGCCATCAAAAAAAGATGCCAACACGTTGATTTCACTATTTTTATCAGCCTCAGGATGGTCTGTATAAAAATCTTTTATGGACAACTCTAGTCGTTCCGTTTGATAAGCGATTTTTCCATAAGCTCGATTGTATAAGACAACATATCCCGAAAAGATTAAGGAGAATGCTATAAACGAAATGGCGAGATAACAGGCCCGTCGCTTTTTTGACTTTTTGCATGTGGTAAAGTAGAAAGTGGATAAAGGAA from uncultured Fibrobacter sp. harbors:
- a CDS encoding MATE family efflux transporter → MVDSLLNIFYRPKKFKKNGDVKDVLVVALPMLLSMSFDTIMTFIDRLFLSKLGPAEMNAALGAGAVQLALTMFFTGAISYTTAMVAQRLGAKKKADCARVFMQSVYLSLISVPLLYLTIPLGHIAFGMEHLPADQLEYQKTYFNILMFGGIINLVRNAAPCFFSGIGETKIVMKAAFVGMIVNVACNFVLIYGLGPIPALGVAGAAYGTLIGNLVSTVILFAKFFAKSCNSRFNTRSSFAFSWPLTRELLQKGVPSGVEMFLNMSAFQLMILMFHALGPDAATASSVMFNWDMVAYVPLMGLEVASTSLVGRYVGARDAAAATRSTYSGLKLGWGYSLIMGVFFVFLPGVLTDIFRPDVAEASAEAIAIFDAARPMSIFMLRIATFYIFVEVLLVVYAGALRGAGDTVWVMFTCAIMNWCVSGALYVAAYIFHLPAHYAWIAVVAVYSTAPVIFWWRWKSGKWRRHVMDKERLAA
- the fliB gene encoding flagellin lysine-N-methylase — encoded protein: MILRKPDFYDNFKCIASRCSDTCCVGWEIDVDENSQKAYRKVTGAFGDKLRANIENGHFKLLPHDRCPFLDKENLCEIYAHLGEGALCDICREHPRFVEVYGDIMERGLGLCCEEAARLLLTGNGSLTFTTEECNEPEDELDDDDREIRDEVLYAREQIFATLADKTLTFQEKLHNIFGYSNENPFAPLENAEAYLELLAKLESYGPAWDEALARIKAKVDTVQDVTALEDQGFFSETESERLLAYLIYRHYAKCLMEGREQGKLMFALFFWNLARFFTCELAGSTAADAQAIKINAVKMLSKQLEYAEEIMEFVESSLDE
- a CDS encoding iron-containing alcohol dehydrogenase family protein, which produces MRFYVPTDIYVEKDCVKNHAQNLLAIGKRAFIMTGRTSAKKNGSLNDVTAVLDAGHVPYQVFDQVEENPSTDTVGNAAQQAREFGADYIIGIGGGSAIDAAKAAALLLANPNVHADNLHKAPEKPLNHVPVVAVPTTCGTGSEATPVAIITNHKIHLKKSIPHRIFPALALVDGKYLASAKKTLIINTAVDALSHMVESILNIYSNAFNRMCPEYGLKLWGELKDALLSDAPIDESLYEKLMLTSTIAGMSIAHTSTTVPHGMSYDLTLNQGTPHGPAVGYFLAGYVDVCEKKVPEDVKRILTLLGLKSTADFSEMLDKLIGKCKVSRKMRDQFAAAMKVNRSKLDLVPGGMTPEEVDSIYDKSLTLE
- a CDS encoding guanosine polyphosphate pyrophosphohydrolase, with translation MICLNDYLFSGNTVLKILHQYSNDLRNSAKGTRNSIDLAHSNFLIQIIELLEHNDFLTSQSQRIKEFYKFMTKEYPFLAFTFKGRIKSLIRAEEKFNGYILEFIYNYYKKNGTFPSEAEIKSKLNFRDLIAYRIVISMPVCHIRKGEDRSEVERKYLYEIANALPEFLEERGFTAEVSKHLSDSGHSDLLKDAVRPYYHDSVATPRSSGYQSLHITFYDNLARCYTEVQLRTKDMDDFAEIGEANHFGYEKSQEERRSKHDQIPSGECVYFDEAYERLVKLQELELAKIDVNMFKAINNHLINDGCGLFRGRQILPFEHLSRFQNDLID
- a CDS encoding TIGR02171 family protein, whose amino-acid sequence is MILALLLVSFSACGDDDSSSEEDIIPEENAPDDSTAVDSTGIDSLNIDSLGIDSLDTDSVLTEKEYEGFIYIRSKGKTTVLGTASKTAKIDEQPAMKVVFDYNFYVGVHEVTQGEFGKLMNRSFKKDSSDYPQANITFYDAVLYANALSKKHKMDTVYTYSRAQFAEDKSCENLVGFKTNYDVLGFRLPTEAEWMFVANTRSDDINRSIKEWVNDWKGLFADTTIENFVGAAGANGMNEKILKGSSFVEKNVPLYARGDFYTVTPLSKAEYVGFRLVLGKIENAIWFNPSSGAVTSVITPLILAENVRSLFGTYQAKLVFRNDETGNLAYINYSNAANTVVEIRDDIDSYHPDISPDGKYVAFCTGLEGVAGESSVYVRELNESGSGLVKLNVEGAAIPRWRVLDNGDTVIVFVTNPGINKSESNWEKYSTWYVPFNNGKFGTPKKLLKGSFHGGISFGRGFAVTGSSLLRATRFTNKSQNNELWYNGEQACNVSLSMDGSNRTLFLDFAGNTGATFVGKKYSVHEMLLIADSTGELVQSIKSPKGYSFDHTEWVSDKNLVVATLSNVNGAHQKIALVNVESDKIMELVEGSELWHPCIWVKSKKKVTQESSSSKSVESSSSSAIAEKFSSSEESSSSKLTGNSSETSSSSEESSSSGPASISSEASSSSENSSSSETPKSSSSSISITTSSSVAVPLILDPDSAGMYLNSSYWTAGNGLMRNNMELLWNYHDQANVVVLGSSRPLDGIVPKQFSEKFFVLNLARTPSGIYESKFYLDHYVYPHVKNLRYIILSLDYDLWRWEPQSDHNFFYSDYKKFLGYVYDKNHEYWAAGMPEELAELTEDGYSDQNGEALRENMGYWSVGACKGWGTNICNYDSTLLTSESIEMAMDTLVDLVETAGKRNIYVIGIIFPMSPNYKKTGLFACYGARRSVGDSLTKVLSGMHEKYPHFIVMDENKMGNHDYSNSMAEDQQHLCPVGAQQMTHRVDSLLMTLESNFP
- a CDS encoding GNAT family N-acetyltransferase, which produces MLQFFDVTKESPWLPQVKALYESAFPANERIPMKQLLDNKIKREFWAFFEKEDGENGAAPKFCGFSNSISHGDITNIVYFAVVPELRCRGYGSQILQAIREKHPDSRIVVDIEVEEDSKDAEELERRNRRRDFYQRNGFGAAPVEYHWQGEHYRLLSAGGTVTDKEFRNFWKEILKDIPGAKYP